The following are from one region of the Nicotiana tomentosiformis chromosome 7, ASM39032v3, whole genome shotgun sequence genome:
- the LOC138896041 gene encoding uncharacterized protein encodes MDNGPLYETLSDNPILSNLKINEVLKDGQWDWSVLQYQPPGHIKIYLSSLSSLQVLINQQKKDSTICTSNNNGKFTISSAWNLLRQRNRVSSYNANIWQKGVPFKMSFMILRAVHNKVATDERISSLGIVVDSRRSCCTSFSDIQGPETTNHLFYSDQYAQQVWNFFIGRLGIEYRNNNPRTLILNCWK; translated from the coding sequence ATGGACAACGGTCCTCTTTATGAAACTCTCTCTGATAATCCCATATTAAGTAATCTAAAGATTAATGAAGTACTCAAGGATGGCCAATGGGATTGGTCAGTTCTTCAGTACCAACCCCCTGGCCACATAAAAATTTACCTATCTTCTTTGTCTTCATTGCAAGTTCTCATCAACCAACAAAAGAAGGATTCAACAATCTGTACTAGCAATAACAAtggcaaatttactatatcaagTGCATGGAATCTGTTAAGGCAAAGAAATAGAGTTTCTAGCTATAACGCTAACATTTGGCAGAAAGGTGTTCCTTTCAAAATGTCCTTTATGATATTGAGGGCTGTTCACAACAAGGTTGCCACTGATGAGAGAATTTCTAGCCTTGGGATTGTCGTCGACTCTAGGAGGAGTTGTTGTACTAGTTTCAGTGACATCCAGGGACCTGAAACTACAAATCATTTATTCTATAGTGATCAATATGCACAACAAGTGTGGAATTTCTTTATTGGCAGATTGGGCATTGA